Proteins encoded within one genomic window of bacterium:
- a CDS encoding type II secretion system F family protein has translation MGSIIILALIYIFIFTAFYFIGAGILSLFEKKEEEAIDLDMLGQLEKKREKFMRTYPLYRFLMPWVGKLAKLHERFGLKEYQNNITQKLTSAGNPGAISALEFLAIKELLLILAPIVGLLILKMLSIEIAWYYIILFMLAYFYPDQWLKDQIKKRHKGIWRGLPYSLDLITLSVEAGLDFSAAINKVVDKMKAGPLVEELFHMQQQIKLGSTRRDALKAMADRVNMPDLSAICTSLIQADQLGTSLGPILRVLSDQMRTKRMQIAEKTAMQAPVKMLLPLVGFIFPAVFVMLFGPIIIKLLQGGF, from the coding sequence ATGGGTAGTATAATAATTTTAGCACTAATTTATATTTTTATTTTTACAGCTTTCTATTTTATAGGCGCAGGAATACTCTCGTTATTTGAGAAGAAGGAAGAGGAGGCGATAGATCTGGATATGTTAGGTCAGCTGGAGAAAAAAAGAGAAAAGTTTATGCGTACCTATCCATTATATCGCTTCTTAATGCCATGGGTCGGGAAACTAGCGAAATTGCACGAGCGGTTTGGGCTTAAAGAATATCAGAATAATATCACGCAAAAACTAACCTCAGCTGGAAATCCAGGAGCTATAAGCGCTCTAGAATTTTTGGCTATAAAAGAATTACTATTAATACTTGCGCCAATCGTCGGGCTTTTAATACTTAAGATGCTGTCTATTGAAATTGCTTGGTATTACATTATCCTGTTCATGCTTGCTTATTTCTATCCTGATCAATGGTTGAAGGATCAGATTAAGAAAAGGCATAAAGGGATCTGGAGAGGCCTTCCTTACAGCCTGGACTTGATAACTCTTTCAGTAGAGGCAGGATTGGATTTCTCAGCAGCTATTAATAAAGTGGTTGACAAGATGAAAGCAGGCCCACTTGTAGAGGAGCTTTTTCACATGCAGCAGCAGATTAAGCTTGGGTCAACAAGGCGCGACGCTTTAAAAGCAATGGCAGACAGAGTTAATATGCCGGATCTTTCTGCTATTTGCACATCGCTTATACAGGCAGATCAACTGGGAACAAGTCTTGGGCCTATACTCAGGGTCTTATCTGATCAGATGCGGACCAAGAGGATGCAGATAGCAGAGAAAACAGCAATGCAGGCGCCGGTAAAAATGCTGCTGCCCCTTGTAGGATTTATCTTTCCAGCAGTTTTTGTAATGCTTTTTGGCCCTATCATTATAAAGCTTTTGCAGGGTGGATTCTAG
- a CDS encoding MutH/Sau3AI family endonuclease translates to MKRTEAVEKLQQLVGKELHELANEYGITIYRNMKVNKGWAGHVFERFLELPINSAQSPNFGSWELKSIPLKYLKSGKLAFKETMAITMIDPVNVCQKKFKDSHLLAKLKKAVVVARIVGNTVNDPSYIHSIVEFDLHDSLYEAVKADYDLVRDALLDSSRGFDSLTGAMGVYIQPRTKGAGHGSTSRAFYARPKFLKEFIKI, encoded by the coding sequence ATGAAAAGAACGGAAGCCGTAGAGAAATTACAGCAACTTGTAGGTAAAGAACTTCACGAATTAGCTAATGAATATGGAATTACTATATATCGAAACATGAAAGTAAATAAAGGTTGGGCTGGTCATGTCTTTGAGCGGTTTTTAGAATTGCCTATAAATTCTGCCCAATCACCTAATTTTGGTTCTTGGGAGTTAAAATCAATTCCATTGAAATATCTAAAGAGTGGAAAACTTGCATTCAAAGAGACTATGGCTATTACGATGATTGATCCTGTCAATGTTTGTCAGAAAAAGTTTAAGGATAGTCACTTGTTGGCAAAGCTTAAAAAAGCAGTTGTTGTCGCAAGAATAGTTGGGAATACCGTAAATGATCCAAGCTATATTCATTCTATCGTTGAATTTGATTTGCACGATAGCTTGTACGAAGCAGTAAAAGCAGACTATGATCTTGTTAGAGACGCTTTGCTTGATTCTTCTCGGGGATTTGATTCATTAACAGGTGCAATGGGTGTTTATATTCAGCCAAGAACAAAAGGCGCAGGTCATGGATCTACATCAAGAGCTTTTTATGCAAGACCAAAATTTCTCAAAGAGTTTATAAAAATATGA
- a CDS encoding protein kinase, which yields MSKEDLVGKIVGKYKIVEKIGEGGMGIVYKGIQISLNRPVAMKMLPQNLASDKDFVTRFKQEALSVAKLNHRNIIQVYDTEQLEGNYFIIMEYIEGETLDELLKRKKALPLDFTLEILQQVGMALSYAHKHGVVHRDVKPGNIMIAADGSIKVMDFGIAKVQDSSVKTKTGMSIGTPEYMSPEQVKGTGVDSKSDMYAFGVLSYRMLAGELPFKGKDPFATAYKHLHEDIPSPRAKNPKISLETEEMVLKCMKKDKNQRYQDMNDVIQLLKRLLRQPATADGKTVAIPGDAGVTVMAKDIVKKTKIPIKAIVPAVLLVVIIIGIYIAISTGKKDIPSPHVVEKSTIDKVKTAEKKVEETIAKDIESQKPVVTKEEEPEKKKVLEAEDSRLVEMRKKNEEKIKSSLTRGKIHFNLGAQNSGEYKLAIENFEAVLELSPDNIEAREYKRLAMEGIIRAEMQAKAKPKERVEEKEQKKQEKLAKVDKDKVIWPVGKKIPIGGLFRFDSVIGQNTQINFIQGITIDNSDNIYVIDTVGKQNSSVLKLSPKGDLLAAWQNKDIGRPMDIDIDKEGNVYICNMSTYSINKFSPEGTLVASIGKRGHGKGQLDQPRGVAVDKEGNVYVADTRHYRIQKFDKDGNYLTAWGKRGAGNSQFSYIWDVAADESGNVYALDYKLGNVQKFDSAGNFLLKFGRLGQRPQKIAINNGYMFVVSAANMIQVFDASGNYITKWGSRGGGDGQFNSPTGIAFDSKGYVYVTDTGNRRQLINSRIQKFRPPQ from the coding sequence ATGTCAAAAGAAGATTTAGTTGGGAAGATTGTAGGCAAGTATAAGATTGTAGAAAAGATTGGGGAAGGCGGTATGGGGATTGTGTATAAGGGAATTCAGATTTCTCTTAATCGTCCTGTAGCTATGAAGATGTTGCCTCAAAATCTAGCCTCAGATAAGGATTTTGTAACAAGGTTCAAGCAGGAGGCTTTATCTGTGGCCAAGCTGAATCACCGTAATATTATACAAGTATATGATACTGAACAGTTGGAAGGCAATTATTTTATTATTATGGAGTACATTGAAGGCGAGACACTGGATGAGTTGTTAAAGAGAAAGAAAGCGCTTCCATTGGATTTTACTTTAGAAATCCTGCAGCAGGTTGGAATGGCTCTTTCCTACGCTCATAAGCATGGAGTTGTTCACCGCGATGTTAAGCCCGGCAATATCATGATTGCAGCGGACGGCAGTATAAAGGTAATGGATTTTGGTATTGCCAAAGTGCAGGATTCAAGCGTTAAAACCAAAACAGGGATGAGTATAGGAACTCCGGAATACATGTCCCCTGAGCAGGTCAAGGGCACGGGTGTTGATTCCAAATCTGATATGTATGCTTTTGGAGTTCTCTCATACCGCATGTTAGCCGGGGAACTCCCTTTTAAAGGCAAGGATCCATTTGCAACTGCTTATAAACACCTGCATGAGGATATTCCCAGCCCGCGCGCTAAAAATCCCAAGATATCTCTTGAAACAGAAGAAATGGTATTAAAGTGCATGAAAAAAGATAAGAATCAGCGTTATCAGGATATGAATGATGTTATACAACTCCTTAAGAGGCTTCTTCGTCAGCCTGCTACAGCTGATGGCAAAACGGTAGCTATTCCTGGAGATGCAGGAGTCACTGTTATGGCAAAGGATATTGTTAAGAAAACAAAGATACCAATCAAGGCTATTGTTCCAGCAGTTTTGTTAGTGGTTATAATTATTGGTATTTACATAGCAATAAGTACCGGCAAAAAAGACATTCCTTCTCCGCATGTTGTTGAAAAGTCCACTATTGATAAAGTAAAAACAGCGGAAAAGAAAGTAGAAGAAACAATCGCTAAAGACATAGAATCGCAGAAACCTGTCGTTACTAAAGAAGAAGAGCCGGAAAAGAAAAAGGTCCTTGAAGCAGAAGATTCGCGATTGGTGGAGATGAGAAAGAAAAATGAAGAGAAGATAAAGTCAAGTCTTACCAGGGGAAAGATACATTTCAACTTAGGCGCGCAAAATTCCGGTGAATACAAATTAGCCATAGAAAATTTTGAAGCTGTTCTGGAGCTTTCTCCTGACAATATAGAAGCCAGAGAGTATAAACGTCTTGCCATGGAGGGAATTATTAGAGCAGAAATGCAGGCAAAAGCAAAGCCTAAAGAACGAGTAGAGGAGAAGGAGCAGAAAAAGCAAGAGAAATTAGCTAAGGTAGATAAAGACAAAGTGATTTGGCCTGTCGGCAAGAAGATTCCAATAGGAGGACTGTTTAGATTTGATAGTGTTATTGGCCAGAATACGCAGATAAATTTTATTCAGGGTATAACAATTGATAATTCAGATAATATTTATGTAATAGATACAGTAGGCAAGCAAAACAGCAGTGTCCTTAAACTCAGTCCCAAAGGGGATCTTTTGGCAGCCTGGCAGAATAAGGATATTGGCAGACCAATGGATATTGATATTGATAAAGAGGGCAATGTTTATATTTGTAATATGTCCACATATTCCATTAATAAGTTTAGTCCGGAAGGGACGTTGGTTGCAAGCATTGGGAAGCGGGGGCATGGCAAAGGTCAACTTGACCAACCCCGTGGTGTGGCAGTAGATAAAGAGGGGAATGTTTATGTGGCAGACACCCGGCATTACAGAATACAAAAATTTGATAAAGATGGGAACTATTTGACTGCCTGGGGCAAACGCGGCGCGGGCAATTCGCAGTTTAGCTATATATGGGATGTAGCAGCAGATGAATCAGGAAATGTGTATGCTCTGGATTATAAATTAGGCAATGTTCAGAAGTTTGACAGTGCAGGGAATTTTCTATTAAAGTTCGGTAGACTTGGGCAGCGGCCGCAAAAAATAGCTATAAATAATGGCTATATGTTTGTAGTTAGTGCTGCAAATATGATTCAGGTCTTTGATGCAAGCGGCAATTATATAACTAAGTGGGGAAGCCGTGGGGGAGGTGACGGTCAATTTAATTCACCAACCGGCATAGCTTTTGACTCAAAAGGATATGTTTATGTAACTGATACTGGAAATAGACGTCAACTTATCAATAGCAGAATCCAGAAGTTTAGACCTCCGCAATAG
- a CDS encoding MerR family transcriptional regulator, with protein MENIYLVKDLSCATSISVYTIKYYLKLGLIKEVGRTSQLNYRYFDDSTVKQLAEIRRLRKEGISIGKIQSRIKEEALK; from the coding sequence ATGGAAAATATTTATCTTGTTAAAGACTTATCATGTGCGACAAGTATCTCTGTTTATACAATAAAGTATTACTTAAAACTTGGCTTAATAAAAGAAGTTGGGCGAACGTCTCAATTAAACTACAGATACTTTGATGATTCTACAGTTAAGCAGTTAGCTGAAATAAGAAGATTGAGAAAAGAGGGGATTTCTATAGGGAAAATACAGAGCAGGATAAAAGAAG
- a CDS encoding HEPN domain-containing protein, protein MKIFKGKNKFEHKLIAITRIGLNCIGLENSFDEEKRESLDVFDGNLKYDNKQFLYLPYAFKNFVIDELPKYKEKINNASASALYRSLIHNLTKRIISREHSPTDVLNKYLEQEDVYFAEKFIKDTLKKNSAKYKVLLFTDLVILHGPKKLKIGNISLNDVDDGYIQKLPKNIEGGLDFSKLFPSISSPLKREALKGHTALEININGFHLSDELSSVFEHALTEFKTLFSFLHVCDTFLGNAQKGFEIKKETVTTGLFVTNNQTGYQKYFIHEIGKEKAIIQINTRFEKLMLSREKIIITNETVTELMNKCHLGKFNQICIESQNKTLPKKILRSLDWFLRAIIEEDNTDSALDYFISLETLFSTGESGTNSHIIAENVSLLTSMDLEKRIENYAKYRKLLDWRNKIIHHGKDFEENKNCWEDLLALKIALVWSLMGIIREYDFIIKCETKSNAINKYFQTKKLRPK, encoded by the coding sequence GTGAAAATTTTCAAAGGAAAGAATAAATTTGAACACAAATTAATTGCTATCACACGAATCGGTTTAAATTGCATTGGACTTGAAAATTCATTTGATGAAGAAAAGAGAGAAAGTTTAGATGTATTCGATGGAAATTTAAAATACGACAACAAACAATTTCTCTATCTTCCCTATGCGTTTAAAAATTTTGTCATTGACGAACTACCTAAATATAAAGAAAAAATTAATAATGCGTCTGCTTCAGCCCTTTATCGTTCACTAATACATAACTTAACAAAGCGAATAATTTCTCGAGAGCACTCGCCTACTGACGTGTTAAACAAGTATCTAGAACAAGAAGATGTTTATTTTGCTGAAAAATTTATTAAAGATACTCTCAAGAAAAATAGCGCCAAGTATAAAGTATTGCTTTTTACTGATCTGGTAATTTTACATGGTCCCAAAAAATTAAAAATTGGGAACATATCTCTCAACGATGTTGATGACGGTTACATACAAAAACTACCTAAAAATATTGAAGGGGGATTGGATTTTTCCAAGTTATTTCCATCTATCTCATCCCCACTAAAACGAGAGGCATTGAAAGGGCATACAGCTCTTGAGATAAATATTAATGGGTTTCACCTGAGCGATGAGCTTTCATCAGTATTTGAACATGCTTTGACTGAATTTAAAACACTTTTCTCCTTTTTGCATGTCTGTGACACATTTCTTGGAAATGCGCAAAAGGGGTTTGAAATAAAAAAAGAGACTGTTACTACAGGACTTTTTGTAACAAACAATCAAACTGGATACCAGAAATATTTTATACACGAAATAGGAAAAGAAAAGGCAATTATACAAATTAATACACGATTTGAAAAATTAATGCTTTCAAGGGAAAAAATAATTATAACTAACGAAACAGTAACAGAACTCATGAATAAATGTCATCTTGGAAAATTTAACCAAATTTGCATAGAATCTCAGAACAAAACGCTTCCAAAGAAAATACTTCGTTCTCTCGACTGGTTTCTTAGGGCAATTATAGAAGAAGACAACACGGATTCTGCACTCGACTATTTCATCTCATTAGAGACGTTGTTTTCTACAGGAGAATCAGGTACCAACAGTCATATTATAGCAGAAAACGTTTCATTATTAACCTCAATGGATCTTGAGAAAAGAATTGAAAACTATGCCAAATATAGAAAACTTTTAGATTGGCGTAATAAAATTATTCACCACGGCAAAGATTTTGAGGAAAATAAAAACTGCTGGGAAGATTTGCTTGCTTTGAAGATAGCTCTTGTTTGGAGTTTGATGGGCATAATTCGAGAATATGATTTTATTATTAAATGTGAGACGAAAAGTAATGCTATCAACAAATACTTTCAAACAAAAAAACTGCGACCAAAATAA
- a CDS encoding FHA domain-containing protein produces the protein MPGYKVSIRNGLKAGECFEFDNEPCTIGRVQDNNIVLEGNDTVSRHHAKIVLEDEKLILVDLESKNGTKVNDRKVSRQELKDRDKIEVGGVGLAFEVIPEQVNSSGETSATIVGEEISEQDGKTEYFAIKPVPTPVSRKVLAEPSISQKAQKSKEKILANIKNPTYAKKNITKIILIAAVISGLIYVLLPGHKSSEKSQGETSAKKPQIIEKIDRGTGEPVGNIRDKAKEAFKYGEALYNERMISYENTYKAIEAYQKSLAYQRHLEPKPDYFHQTLLNLKEAKEYLDSEYRIHKFEAEKDIRVKDWKQVKKELKICMALISDRKDERHKTVLKRLKQVEEHLAKGSAEGKR, from the coding sequence ATGCCAGGATATAAGGTCTCTATAAGGAACGGGTTAAAAGCAGGGGAATGTTTTGAGTTTGATAATGAACCCTGTACTATTGGAAGAGTGCAGGATAATAATATTGTATTGGAAGGAAATGATACGGTCTCTCGTCATCATGCCAAGATAGTTTTAGAAGATGAAAAACTGATATTGGTTGACCTGGAGAGCAAGAATGGCACAAAGGTAAATGACAGGAAAGTATCGCGTCAGGAGTTGAAGGATCGTGATAAAATTGAAGTTGGAGGAGTTGGTCTCGCTTTTGAAGTAATCCCTGAGCAGGTTAATTCATCAGGAGAGACCAGTGCAACGATAGTCGGGGAGGAAATATCTGAGCAAGATGGAAAAACCGAGTATTTCGCTATTAAACCTGTGCCTACCCCTGTCTCCAGAAAGGTACTAGCAGAACCCAGTATCTCCCAAAAAGCTCAAAAGTCTAAAGAAAAAATCCTCGCCAATATAAAGAATCCAACTTATGCTAAAAAAAACATCACAAAGATTATACTCATAGCAGCTGTAATATCCGGTCTAATTTATGTGCTTCTGCCAGGGCACAAGTCTTCCGAAAAAAGCCAGGGGGAGACAAGTGCTAAAAAACCACAGATAATAGAAAAAATTGATAGAGGAACCGGTGAACCCGTTGGGAATATTAGAGATAAAGCAAAAGAGGCTTTTAAATACGGGGAAGCTCTTTATAATGAACGCATGATAAGTTATGAGAATACCTATAAGGCAATTGAAGCATATCAAAAGTCTCTGGCTTATCAGAGACATCTGGAGCCAAAGCCGGATTATTTCCATCAGACGCTCCTGAATCTAAAGGAAGCTAAGGAATACCTGGACAGCGAATATCGCATTCATAAATTTGAAGCTGAAAAGGATATTCGTGTGAAAGATTGGAAACAGGTTAAAAAAGAGCTCAAAATATGTATGGCTTTGATATCTGATAGAAAGGATGAGAGGCATAAAACAGTGCTAAAACGTCTAAAGCAGGTAGAGGAACATTTAGCAAAAGGATCAGCAGAGGGAAAAAGATGA
- a CDS encoding DUF192 domain-containing protein, producing the protein MDSRETTIVISFGNNQILGQRVVVADTWQMRTKGLIGRAKLDSGEGLLIKNCKAIHTWFMRFPIDVVFMDKNYCVVKTISQLKPFRLAFGGRSVRHVLELPSDTISSAQVRIGDMVNARI; encoded by the coding sequence GTGGATTCTAGAGAGACAACTATAGTGATCAGTTTTGGTAATAATCAGATTTTAGGACAACGAGTGGTTGTTGCAGATACATGGCAAATGAGAACTAAGGGGCTGATTGGACGCGCTAAACTTGATTCTGGAGAGGGATTACTGATTAAAAACTGCAAAGCCATACATACGTGGTTTATGAGGTTCCCGATTGATGTGGTTTTTATGGATAAGAATTATTGTGTTGTAAAGACTATATCTCAGTTAAAACCATTTCGGCTGGCTTTTGGAGGAAGAAGCGTACGGCATGTGCTGGAACTTCCCTCTGACACCATTAGTAGCGCTCAGGTTCGTATAGGAGATATGGTTAATGCCAGGATATAA
- a CDS encoding FHA domain-containing protein produces MKFFIIKENEKSVQELSLEDGVYLIGRKEGNRIVLPDKSVSRQHAQLEIKAENVTIQDLNSANGVFVNGEQIEKETINEGDTVQIGKYSLELKSDDGEKTRMAPGSYTSPKYRLMLMEGARVKEEYQLDEDELTIGRAEENKIVLKNETVSRKHAIVKKENNQYKIADLGSSNGTFVNNNKIKEKALSKGDEIKVGKFVLKFVTEGSCSEAGLLVEAWKKTPIRLGIIGFGVILAIILIMSLIPTRSPEKRGIIEVSDNTVANLIKQGKKLHEADQKIKALEVFNKVLQMDPDNLDAQIYVEKSRGDEEIARYLTRGLELYQKAQWENALRQFERVLSLDPENSRGIEYFNKTKKEIQIQKALKLADEYIIAEELLKAQTELNNALDLKPEYAHIREKLNLIEHKLLSLRHFEKGKEFFEKGNYANALVELEKISAQSKYANEAKRLVAQIGDLQKAEKFFDEAKKLYQKGSASQAIELMQMVLDINKDYTEAQEFLDKVKDVTQAFDRGMSFSASQQLMKAVDEWRQVLSLEQDRDNFYHAEAIQYIKTVRPYLIETLHQHMEKGKNFVQEEKFKEALLEFQFVLTVEPDHKEALENINELQVHIKEKARELYIQGYTLKDININRAVEKWKQVLEIASPDDEYYIKAKKQIKKHR; encoded by the coding sequence ATGAAATTTTTTATCATTAAAGAAAACGAAAAATCAGTTCAAGAGTTATCTTTGGAAGACGGAGTATATCTCATTGGAAGAAAGGAAGGAAACCGCATAGTTCTTCCTGATAAGAGTGTTTCAAGACAACATGCCCAATTAGAAATTAAGGCAGAGAATGTGACTATCCAGGATTTGAACTCTGCCAATGGAGTCTTTGTAAATGGGGAACAAATAGAAAAAGAGACCATTAATGAAGGAGATACTGTTCAGATCGGGAAATATAGTTTAGAACTAAAAAGTGACGATGGAGAAAAAACCAGAATGGCACCCGGGTCTTATACGTCTCCAAAATATAGACTGATGTTAATGGAAGGGGCGAGAGTTAAAGAGGAGTATCAGTTGGACGAAGATGAATTGACTATTGGCAGGGCTGAAGAAAATAAAATAGTTCTTAAAAATGAGACAGTATCTCGAAAACATGCCATAGTTAAGAAGGAGAATAATCAATATAAAATAGCAGACCTTGGAAGCAGCAATGGGACTTTTGTTAATAATAATAAGATCAAGGAAAAAGCGCTCTCTAAAGGAGATGAAATTAAAGTTGGGAAATTTGTTCTGAAGTTTGTAACAGAGGGGTCATGTTCAGAGGCGGGGCTGCTTGTGGAGGCATGGAAAAAAACACCCATAAGGTTAGGAATAATTGGGTTTGGCGTCATCTTGGCTATTATATTGATCATGAGTCTTATTCCAACTCGTTCTCCGGAAAAGAGGGGCATAATTGAGGTCTCAGATAATACTGTTGCAAATCTCATCAAACAGGGTAAAAAATTACACGAAGCAGACCAAAAAATCAAAGCGCTTGAAGTTTTTAACAAAGTTTTGCAGATGGATCCGGATAATCTTGATGCGCAGATCTATGTGGAAAAATCAAGAGGTGATGAAGAGATTGCTCGCTACCTTACACGAGGTCTTGAACTTTATCAAAAGGCTCAATGGGAAAATGCTCTGCGCCAGTTTGAAAGAGTATTGAGCCTGGATCCTGAGAATAGCAGAGGAATAGAATACTTTAACAAGACCAAGAAAGAAATCCAGATTCAAAAAGCTCTTAAACTGGCAGATGAGTATATCATTGCTGAGGAACTCCTTAAAGCGCAGACAGAGTTAAATAATGCACTCGATTTAAAACCTGAATACGCTCATATAAGGGAAAAGCTTAATCTTATTGAACATAAGCTGCTGTCTCTTAGACACTTTGAAAAAGGGAAGGAGTTTTTTGAAAAAGGGAATTATGCGAATGCCTTAGTAGAACTAGAAAAAATATCTGCACAATCTAAATATGCCAATGAAGCCAAAAGATTGGTAGCTCAGATTGGAGATCTGCAAAAAGCGGAAAAGTTTTTTGACGAGGCAAAGAAACTCTATCAAAAAGGAAGTGCTTCTCAAGCCATTGAGTTAATGCAAATGGTCTTAGATATAAACAAAGATTATACAGAGGCGCAGGAGTTTCTGGATAAAGTAAAGGATGTTACTCAGGCATTTGACAGAGGCATGTCTTTTTCCGCCAGTCAGCAGCTTATGAAAGCTGTTGATGAGTGGAGGCAGGTGCTTTCTCTGGAACAGGACAGAGATAATTTCTATCATGCAGAGGCTATCCAGTATATTAAAACAGTGAGGCCTTATCTAATAGAAACACTTCATCAGCACATGGAGAAAGGCAAGAATTTTGTTCAGGAAGAAAAATTTAAGGAAGCTCTTTTGGAATTTCAGTTTGTCTTAACAGTAGAGCCTGATCATAAAGAAGCGCTGGAGAACATTAACGAGCTTCAGGTTCATATAAAGGAGAAAGCCAGGGAATTATACATTCAAGGATACACTCTTAAGGATATTAATATCAATAGAGCTGTAGAAAAATGGAAGCAGGTACTGGAGATTGCGTCTCCTGACGATGAGTATTACATAAAAGCCAAAAAACAAATTAAAAAACATAGGTGA
- a CDS encoding type II secretion system F family protein → MQIIELLILGLTFLAVFILAQAGYQTFKKGIKQYEKKVAAGTEKELDEMFVFIPAEKIAYFSILGVLVMAMVGYLLSHSLLICLAFGAVGFSLPRIYLRQLKKNRKKKFDTQLTGALTTVSNSLKAGLSLQQALDFLIKESEAPLSQEFSLVIRSTKLGVSMEEALKRLGKRMPSEQMELVVTSINISRQLGGNLSEIFDRIANTIRERDKMHGKIAALTSQGKMQGLVVGLLPIGLGIIMYFLDPATMKIMFTSAIGWAFLATVVFLELIGGFLIYKIVNIDV, encoded by the coding sequence ATGCAGATAATTGAGCTATTAATACTTGGGCTTACATTTTTAGCAGTGTTTATACTGGCGCAGGCAGGTTATCAGACTTTTAAGAAGGGAATTAAACAGTATGAAAAGAAAGTAGCTGCAGGAACTGAAAAAGAGCTGGATGAGATGTTTGTTTTTATTCCAGCAGAAAAGATTGCTTATTTTAGTATTCTTGGTGTTCTAGTTATGGCAATGGTTGGTTACTTGCTCAGTCATAGTTTGCTAATATGCTTAGCATTTGGAGCCGTTGGATTCTCTCTGCCAAGAATTTATCTCAGACAGTTAAAGAAGAATCGCAAGAAAAAGTTTGACACTCAATTAACAGGGGCTTTAACAACGGTGTCAAATTCTCTTAAGGCAGGTTTAAGTCTGCAACAAGCACTGGATTTTTTAATTAAGGAATCTGAGGCTCCTTTGTCTCAGGAATTTAGTCTGGTTATCCGGTCTACTAAGTTAGGGGTTTCAATGGAAGAAGCGTTGAAAAGATTGGGAAAGAGAATGCCCAGTGAACAGATGGAATTGGTTGTCACCTCAATTAATATCTCCAGGCAATTAGGGGGTAATCTTTCTGAGATATTTGATAGAATTGCAAATACAATAAGGGAGAGAGATAAAATGCATGGCAAGATTGCTGCGCTCACATCTCAGGGCAAGATGCAGGGATTGGTAGTAGGTTTGCTTCCTATAGGACTTGGCATAATAATGTATTTTCTGGACCCGGCAACAATGAAGATAATGTTTACTTCTGCTATTGGCTGGGCGTTTCTTGCAACAGTTGTTTTCCTGGAGCTAATAGGTGGATTCCTGATTTATAAAATTGTTAATATTGATGTTTAG
- a CDS encoding DNA methyltransferase: protein MEAYFKEINVRLFLGDVVKTLNQLPEKVIDLIFADPPYNLSNDGFTCHAGKRVSVNKGKWDKSQGIEEDFKFHYNWIKACKRVLKPNGSLWISGTYHSIYACGFALQKQGWHIVNDICWYKPNAAPNLSCRMFTASHETLLWARKDKKAKHTFNYDVMRDGCFPNDFIKKSKKQMRSIWAIGTPKNGEKKYGKHPTQKPESLLERVILATSNEGDIILDPFCGSATTGVAALKHKRKFAGIDLEQEYFDKYAIPRLKDELVNNKLSLSSNNEVREKESEYGLLP from the coding sequence ATGGAAGCCTATTTTAAAGAAATAAACGTCAGATTATTTCTTGGCGATGTAGTTAAAACACTCAACCAACTGCCAGAAAAAGTCATTGATTTGATTTTTGCAGATCCGCCATACAACCTGTCAAATGACGGATTTACCTGCCATGCTGGAAAAAGAGTGAGTGTCAACAAAGGGAAATGGGATAAAAGCCAAGGGATAGAAGAAGATTTCAAATTCCATTATAACTGGATCAAAGCGTGTAAACGTGTATTGAAACCAAATGGTTCTTTATGGATTTCAGGGACTTATCATTCAATATATGCGTGTGGTTTCGCCCTTCAAAAACAAGGTTGGCATATCGTAAATGATATTTGTTGGTATAAACCAAATGCTGCGCCTAATCTTTCGTGCAGAATGTTTACAGCAAGTCACGAAACTTTGTTATGGGCTAGAAAAGATAAAAAAGCAAAACATACTTTTAATTATGATGTAATGAGAGATGGCTGCTTCCCAAATGATTTTATTAAGAAATCCAAAAAGCAGATGAGAAGTATTTGGGCGATTGGAACACCAAAAAATGGCGAAAAAAAATATGGTAAGCACCCAACTCAAAAACCAGAATCCTTATTAGAAAGAGTGATATTAGCCACAAGTAATGAAGGAGACATCATATTAGACCCTTTTTGTGGCAGTGCAACCACTGGAGTCGCAGCATTAAAACATAAGCGCAAATTTGCTGGCATAGATTTGGAACAGGAATATTTTGATAAGTATGCTATTCCAAGGTTGAAAGACGAGCTTGTTAACAATAAATTATCATTATCTTCAAATAATGAAGTTCGAGAAAAAGAAAGTGAATACGGCTTATTGCCATAA